In Aricia agestis chromosome 16, ilAriAges1.1, whole genome shotgun sequence, one genomic interval encodes:
- the LOC121734974 gene encoding UDP-glucosyltransferase 2-like, with amino-acid sequence MEVPWIFTIISLLVATDAYKILVVSPLPGKSHAILGDGIVNHLAKAGHQIHYITAIAPKKSDNVTVIEIKETYEYFNTFAEKFFGFEAVLEKKDGANNVLTIMATMREFSKITLNNPEVRTLLTDKNPHFDVIILEWLYSDVYAGLQAVFDCPFIWFSTIEPHWRILSLIDEIPNPAYTTDPMISSYPPFTFYQRVKELGAQIIGLLLEIFISRGKDIQQYQKMLVPIIEKKGKLAPSLDDLRYNASLVLGNSHISLGLPFKLPDNYKAIGGYHIEEDIQPLPKDLKKILDEASQGLIYFSMGSNLKSKTLPTKVKNDLLKMFGQLKQTVLWKFEDDLPNRPKNVHIVHWAPQQSILAHKNCILFITHGGLLSTTETVHFGIPIIGIPIFADQFINVDRAVQKGFAKRVDISYNVADDLKKAIDDILSDTAYRKKVKELSFIYHDRPVSPGKELVHWVEHVIRTNGAPHLRSPALMVPWYQKMYLDLATLVVVFILVIIYVIKKVIKTIKYKPDKKKKRN; translated from the exons atggAAGTCCCTTGGATATTCACCATTATTTCCTTGTTGGTCGCAACAGACGCTTACAAAATATTAGTAGTAAGCCCCTTACCTGGAAAGAGCCATGCAATCCTTGGTGATGGAATAGTGAATCATCTCGCCAAAGCTGGACATCAG ATACATTATATCACGGCAATAGCTCCCAAGAAGTCAGACAATGTCACAGTTATAGAAATCAAAGAGAcctacgaatatttcaatacTT TTGCAGAAAAATTCTTCGGTTTTGAAGCTGTTCTAGAAAAGAAAGATGGCGCCAATAATGTGCTTACAATAATGGCAACAATGAGAGAATTCAGTAAAATTACCCTGAATAACCCAGAAGTTAGAACATTACTCACAGATAAAAACCCACATTTTGATGTCATTATACTTGAATGGCTGTATAGTGATGTATATGcagg CTTACAAGCTGTCTTCGACTGTCCGTTCATTTGGTTTTCAACTATTGAACCACACTGGAGGATCCTTAGCCTGATAGATGAGATACCAAACCCAGCTTATACCACCGACCCGATGATCAGTAGCTATCCACCATTTACCTTCTACCAAAGGGTAAAGGAATTGGGCGCTCAAATTATTGGACTTCTTTTGGAGATATT CATCAGTCGAGGAAAGGACATCCAACAATATCAGAAAATGTTGGTTCCAATAATTGAAAAGAAAGGAAAATTAGCACCTTCTCTAGATGACTTAAGATACAATGCTTCCCTGGTCCTTGGTAATTCTCACATCTCATTAGGACTACCATTTAAGCTTCCAGACAATTACAAAGCTATCGGTGGATATCACATTGAAGAGGACATACAACCATTACCGAAG gatttgaaaaaaatattagacgAAGCATCCCAAGGTCTGATATATTTTAGCATGGGGTCAAATTTGAAAAGTAAAACGTTGCcaactaaagttaaaaatgacCTGCTGAAAATGTTCGGTCAACTCAAGCAAACAGTTTTGTGGAAATTTGAAGATGATCTCCCAAATAGACCAAAAAATGTACACATTGTACACTGGGCACCACAACAAAGCATTTTAG CACACAAAAACTGTATTCTATTCATAACTCATGGTGGACTTTTATCAACGACTGAAACAGTACATTTTGGTATACCTATCATTGGTATACCTATATTTGCTGATCAGTTCATAAACGTCGATAGAGCGGTCCAGAAAGGATTTGCTAAACGAGTTGATATATCATACAATGTTGCTGATGATTTGAAAAAGGCCATAGACGACATTTTATCTGATACGGC CTATAGAAAAAAGGTGAAGGAGTTATCATTCATCTACCACGACCGTCCAGTGTCCCCGGGCAAGGAGCTGGTGCACTGGGTGGAGCACGTCATACGCACGAACGGCGCGCCGCATCTGCGCTCCCCCGCACTCATGGTTCCCTGGTATCAGAAGATGTATTTGGACCTGGCTACACTAGTAGTAGTATTTATACTAGTCATCATTTATGTAATCAAAAAAGTAATTAagaccataaaatataaacctgATAAAAAGAAGAAACGAAACTGA